A region of Haliotis asinina isolate JCU_RB_2024 chromosome 9, JCU_Hal_asi_v2, whole genome shotgun sequence DNA encodes the following proteins:
- the LOC137296208 gene encoding TRAP-T-associated universal stress protein TeaD-like, whose translation MAAHPHPARRVVIAMDGSEYSVRAFEWYVANLHTTNDEYEAVIGYCPEYGHFLHSSLFSFHTDATEIAEQFRKEEEHIQSICASLNTCLEESGVHGRVVRLADKSPGNAIVRLAAEEEAECIVTGTRGHSKLRQTLLGSVSQYILHHAHIPVFVCKDKKGK comes from the exons ATGGCGGCACACCCACATCCAGCTCGGCGAGTTGTGATAGCTATGGATGGAAGCGAATACTCCGTGAGGGCATTTGAAT GGTACGTGGCCAACCTCCACACAACTAATGACGAGTACGAAGCAGTGATTGGCTACTGTCCGGAGTACGGACACTTCCTGCACTCTTCAC tattttcattcCACACAGACGCCACGGAAATTGCCGAACAGTTCCGGAAGGAGGAGGAGCACATACAGAGCATCTGCGCGAGTCTGAATACCTGTCTGGAGGAGTCTGGG GTTCATGGGCGAGTGGTGAGGCTGGCAGACAAAAGTCCCGGGAACGCCATTGTGCGTCTGGCGGCGGAGGAGGAAGCTGAGTGTATCGTGACGGGTACCCGGGGACACAGCAAGCTGAGACAGACGTTGCTTGGCAGCGTCAGTCAGTATATCTTGCATCACGCGCACATTCCCGTATTTGTTTGCAAAGACAAGAAGGGAAAATAG